One genomic window of Sphingomonas sp. C3-2 includes the following:
- a CDS encoding EAL domain-containing protein, which produces MTLHHMIYQHDWRLVLLAGLMCIASTFSAVLLLRQACAARPMEQGRWVMTAGLATGVGVWATHFVAMLGYDPGFAVGYTVDFTIASLAVAIAMMALGFGVAVRKRAMTGAVIGAVLVGGGIAAMHYLGMMALGASGALEWHAGLVEVSIVLAIVPTIAGLRLTVMSNRRGAGIAAGVLLTLAVLMLHFVGMASVALIPHDAEGADTLLLSSPALAGAIALAALGITALCMVITTVIRRAEGAIRESERQFRILVQGITDCALYMLHADGTIASWNAGAARLKGYRRAEVVGQPLHRFYCEADRDAGAPERALATALEQGKFVAEGWRVRKDGSRFWAHVTIEKVVDEFGDFCGFAKITRDMSREKEAQDELAALTAKLDAALSNMHQGLCMFDAEQRLVLANSRFGELWGLPEGICAPGIGMKELTTAALKARSGKDAAPERIETMLSEIDWSVASASCPPVVLEFEDLMISITSRPMPGGGWVSTSEDITERQRAEARIKHMAMHDGLTGLPNRIHFNERLGDELDRAALGARKVGVIAIDLDRFKEINDTRGHAVGDEVLQQLAARMCERQADGEMLARLGGDEFAGFKQCADMAELEEFVFRMEACLTEALDLSDGGLAPGASIGVAIYPADGDSAEQVLNNADLAMYRAKNMVGHQVCFYEKGMDESARARRQLAHDLRDAISGDQLALAYQVQKSIRTGEVIGYEALLRWTHPERGAIAPADFIPIAEETGEILKIGEWVLRTACADAAQWCPPRKVAVNLSPVQLMHGDIVGIVARTLAETGLSADRLELEITETAIVSDKERALHLLREIKALGVSIAIDDFGTGYSSLDTLNSFPFDKIKIDKSFLLDSDTNHQARAIIRAVLALGRSLDMPVLAEGLESEEQLRLLQSEGCDEAQGYLFGRPAPLADAKTNERAA; this is translated from the coding sequence ATGACGCTTCATCATATGATCTATCAGCATGACTGGCGCCTGGTTCTTCTTGCCGGACTGATGTGCATCGCGTCGACATTTTCCGCAGTGTTGCTGTTGCGGCAGGCCTGTGCGGCGCGCCCAATGGAACAAGGGCGCTGGGTCATGACTGCTGGTCTGGCGACAGGGGTTGGCGTGTGGGCAACGCATTTTGTGGCGATGCTCGGCTATGATCCCGGTTTCGCGGTCGGTTATACGGTCGACTTTACGATCGCCTCGCTTGCGGTGGCGATCGCGATGATGGCGCTGGGGTTCGGCGTTGCCGTTCGCAAGCGGGCCATGACGGGGGCCGTCATCGGCGCGGTGCTGGTCGGCGGTGGCATTGCCGCGATGCATTATCTGGGGATGATGGCGCTCGGCGCATCCGGCGCGCTGGAGTGGCACGCCGGGCTGGTCGAGGTGTCCATTGTCCTAGCCATTGTGCCAACGATAGCCGGCCTTCGGCTTACGGTGATGTCCAACCGGCGTGGTGCAGGGATTGCCGCAGGTGTGCTGCTGACGCTTGCCGTGCTGATGTTGCATTTCGTGGGGATGGCGAGTGTCGCCTTGATACCGCATGATGCCGAGGGCGCCGATACGCTCCTTCTGTCTTCCCCCGCCTTGGCGGGCGCGATTGCACTGGCGGCGCTTGGTATTACCGCGCTGTGCATGGTGATCACGACGGTTATTCGCCGTGCAGAGGGTGCCATCCGGGAGAGCGAGCGGCAGTTCCGCATTCTGGTGCAGGGGATTACCGACTGTGCGCTGTACATGCTGCATGCCGATGGCACGATCGCGAGCTGGAATGCGGGGGCTGCGCGGTTGAAGGGATATCGCCGGGCGGAAGTCGTCGGGCAGCCGTTGCACCGTTTCTATTGCGAAGCGGACCGCGACGCCGGAGCCCCGGAACGCGCACTGGCAACCGCACTGGAGCAGGGAAAATTCGTCGCCGAAGGCTGGCGCGTGCGCAAGGACGGCAGCCGGTTCTGGGCGCATGTGACGATCGAGAAGGTCGTCGATGAGTTCGGTGATTTTTGCGGTTTTGCCAAGATCACGCGCGACATGAGCCGGGAGAAGGAGGCGCAGGATGAACTGGCGGCGCTGACCGCGAAGCTGGATGCCGCGCTTTCGAACATGCATCAGGGGCTCTGCATGTTCGATGCCGAGCAACGTCTGGTCCTCGCCAATTCGCGCTTCGGCGAGCTTTGGGGGCTGCCCGAAGGAATATGCGCGCCGGGCATTGGCATGAAGGAATTGACCACGGCCGCCTTGAAGGCGCGGAGTGGCAAGGATGCGGCGCCCGAGCGGATCGAGACGATGCTGAGTGAGATCGACTGGAGCGTGGCTTCTGCCAGTTGCCCGCCCGTCGTTCTCGAATTCGAGGATCTGATGATTTCCATCACAAGCCGTCCGATGCCGGGCGGCGGCTGGGTTTCGACTTCGGAGGACATCACCGAAAGGCAGCGGGCGGAAGCGCGTATCAAGCATATGGCGATGCATGATGGGCTGACCGGCCTGCCCAACCGCATCCATTTCAACGAACGGCTGGGCGACGAGCTGGACCGCGCTGCGCTGGGCGCGCGCAAGGTGGGCGTGATTGCGATCGATCTGGACCGGTTCAAGGAGATCAACGACACGCGCGGCCATGCGGTGGGGGACGAGGTGCTCCAGCAACTGGCGGCACGGATGTGCGAACGACAGGCCGATGGTGAAATGCTCGCGCGGCTGGGTGGCGACGAATTTGCCGGGTTCAAGCAATGTGCCGACATGGCCGAGCTGGAGGAATTCGTCTTCCGCATGGAGGCATGCCTGACCGAAGCGCTCGATCTGAGCGATGGCGGGCTGGCGCCGGGGGCGAGCATCGGCGTTGCCATTTACCCTGCCGACGGCGACTCCGCCGAGCAGGTGCTCAACAACGCCGATCTTGCAATGTACCGGGCCAAGAACATGGTGGGGCACCAGGTGTGCTTTTACGAAAAGGGCATGGACGAAAGCGCGCGCGCGCGGCGCCAATTGGCGCATGATCTGCGCGATGCCATTTCGGGCGACCAGCTGGCGCTGGCCTATCAGGTGCAGAAGTCGATCCGCACCGGCGAGGTAATCGGGTATGAAGCGCTGCTGCGCTGGACCCACCCGGAGCGCGGGGCGATTGCCCCCGCCGACTTCATTCCGATTGCTGAGGAAACCGGCGAGATCCTGAAGATCGGCGAATGGGTCTTACGGACAGCCTGTGCGGATGCCGCGCAGTGGTGCCCGCCGCGCAAGGTGGCGGTCAACCTGTCCCCGGTGCAACTGATGCATGGCGATATCGTCGGCATCGTTGCGCGCACGCTTGCCGAAACCGGGCTCTCGGCCGACCGACTGGAGCTGGAAATCACCGAAACCGCGATCGTGAGCGACAAGGAGCGCGCGTTGCATCTGTTGCGCGAAATCAAGGCGCTGGGTGTCAGCATCGCGATCGATGATTTTGGCACCGGCTATTCGTCGCTCGACACGCTCAATTCCTTCCCGTTCGACAAGATCAAGATCGACAAGTCGTTCCTGCTGGATTCGGACACGAACCATCAGGCCCGGGCGATCATTCGCGCGGTGCTGGCGCTGGGGCGGAGCCTTGATATGCCGGTGCTGGCCGAAGGGCTCGAATCCGAGGAGCAACTCAGGCTATTGCAATCCGAAGGATGCGACGAGGCGCAGGGCTATCTGTTCGGGCGCCCCGCACCGCTGGCCGACGCAAAGACGAACGAGCGGGCGGCGTAG
- the clpA gene encoding ATP-dependent Clp protease ATP-binding subunit ClpA, which produces MPSFASALEKTLHKALEAASVRRHEYATLEHLLLALIDDEHARQVMVACGVDLGDLRGAVTTYLDNELDALKVEGESDPSPTSGFQRVVQRAILHVQSSGRDEVTGANVLVALFSERESYAVYFLQQQDMSRLDAVSYISHGVGKGSTAPEPREVRGADDDKNQKSDPKQKGESALKQFTVDLNEKARAGKVDPLIGRNAEVDRTVQILCRRSKNNPLYVGDPGVGKTAIAEGLARKIIEGDVPDVLKPAVIYSLDMGALLAGTRYRGDFEERLKQVVTELEKLPHAILFIDEIHTVIGAGATSGGAMDASNLLKPALSGGTIRCIGSTTYKEFRNHFEKDRALLRRFQKIDVNEPTIEDTIKILTGLRTAFEEHHHVKYTPDAIKSAVELSARYINDRKLPDKAIDVIDEVGAMQMLVPPSKRKKTITPKEIEAVVATIARIPPKSVSTDDKATLASLDTDLKRVVFGQNKAIEVLSSAIKLSRAGLRDPDKPIGNYLFSGPTGVGKTEVARQLASIMGIPLQRFDMSEYMERHSVSRLIGAPPGYVGYDQGGLLTDAVDQQPHCVLLLDEIEKAHPDLFNILLQVMDNGKLTDHHGKTVDFRNVVLIMTTNAGASDMASEGIGFGNISKEDASEEAVKRMFTPEFRNRLDAIVPFGYLPPEVVSRVVEKFILQLELQLADRGVHITLDDDAKKWLTDKGYDKLYGARPMGRLIQEKIKQPLAEELLFGKLVHGGEVRVHMKDDAMAFEVTPAAPKKPKKGGDKKIVPAAKA; this is translated from the coding sequence ATGCCATCATTTGCCAGCGCGCTCGAAAAAACCCTGCACAAGGCACTCGAGGCCGCGTCCGTCCGTCGTCATGAATATGCAACGCTCGAGCACCTCCTGCTCGCGTTGATCGACGACGAACATGCGCGGCAGGTCATGGTGGCGTGTGGTGTCGACCTCGGCGATCTGCGCGGGGCGGTAACGACCTATCTCGACAATGAGCTTGATGCGCTCAAGGTTGAGGGCGAAAGCGATCCCTCCCCCACCAGCGGCTTCCAGCGCGTCGTGCAGCGCGCGATCCTGCATGTCCAGTCTTCGGGCCGTGACGAGGTGACCGGCGCCAATGTCCTCGTCGCGCTGTTCTCCGAGCGCGAAAGCTATGCGGTCTATTTCCTGCAGCAGCAGGATATGAGCCGGCTCGATGCCGTCAGCTATATCAGCCACGGCGTCGGCAAGGGCAGCACCGCGCCCGAGCCCCGCGAAGTCCGCGGCGCCGATGACGACAAGAACCAGAAGAGCGACCCCAAGCAAAAGGGCGAAAGCGCGCTCAAGCAGTTCACGGTCGATCTCAATGAAAAGGCCCGCGCGGGCAAGGTCGATCCGCTGATCGGCCGCAATGCAGAGGTCGACCGCACCGTCCAGATCCTCTGCCGCCGCTCCAAGAACAACCCGCTCTATGTGGGTGATCCGGGCGTGGGCAAGACCGCGATCGCCGAAGGGCTCGCGCGCAAGATCATCGAAGGCGATGTGCCCGATGTGCTGAAGCCTGCCGTCATCTATTCGCTCGACATGGGCGCGCTCCTCGCGGGCACGCGCTATCGCGGCGATTTCGAGGAGCGGCTGAAGCAGGTCGTGACCGAGCTTGAAAAGCTCCCGCATGCGATCCTCTTCATCGACGAAATCCACACGGTGATCGGCGCGGGCGCCACCTCGGGCGGTGCCATGGATGCCTCGAACCTGCTGAAACCCGCGCTGTCGGGCGGCACGATCCGCTGCATCGGCTCAACCACCTACAAGGAATTCCGCAACCATTTCGAAAAGGATCGCGCGCTGCTGCGCCGCTTCCAGAAGATCGACGTGAACGAACCCACGATCGAGGATACGATCAAGATCCTCACGGGGCTGCGGACCGCGTTCGAGGAACATCACCACGTCAAATACACGCCCGATGCGATCAAATCGGCGGTCGAGCTTTCGGCGCGCTACATCAACGATCGCAAGCTGCCCGACAAGGCAATCGACGTGATCGACGAGGTCGGCGCGATGCAGATGCTCGTGCCCCCGTCGAAGCGCAAGAAAACGATCACCCCCAAGGAAATCGAGGCCGTGGTGGCAACGATCGCGCGCATCCCGCCCAAATCGGTTTCGACCGACGACAAGGCGACGCTGGCCAGCCTCGACACCGATCTCAAGCGCGTCGTGTTCGGCCAGAACAAGGCGATCGAAGTGCTCTCCTCGGCGATCAAGCTCAGCCGCGCGGGCCTCCGCGATCCCGACAAGCCGATCGGCAACTATCTCTTCTCCGGCCCCACCGGCGTCGGCAAGACCGAGGTTGCGCGCCAGCTTGCGTCGATCATGGGCATTCCGCTCCAGCGCTTCGACATGTCCGAATATATGGAACGCCACAGCGTTTCGCGGCTGATTGGCGCGCCTCCGGGCTATGTCGGCTATGATCAGGGCGGCCTGCTCACCGATGCGGTCGATCAGCAGCCGCACTGCGTCCTGCTCCTCGACGAAATCGAAAAGGCGCACCCCGATCTGTTCAACATCCTGTTGCAGGTGATGGACAACGGCAAGCTCACCGACCACCACGGCAAGACGGTCGATTTCCGCAACGTCGTGCTGATCATGACGACCAATGCCGGCGCGTCGGACATGGCGAGCGAGGGCATCGGCTTCGGCAATATCTCGAAGGAAGACGCCAGCGAAGAAGCGGTGAAGCGGATGTTCACCCCCGAATTCCGCAACCGTCTCGATGCGATCGTGCCCTTCGGCTATCTGCCGCCCGAAGTCGTCAGCCGCGTGGTCGAAAAGTTCATCCTTCAGCTCGAACTGCAGTTGGCGGATCGCGGCGTCCACATCACGCTCGACGACGATGCCAAGAAATGGCTCACCGACAAGGGCTATGACAAGCTCTACGGTGCCCGCCCGATGGGCCGCCTGATCCAGGAAAAGATCAAGCAGCCGCTCGCCGAGGAACTGCTCTTCGGCAAGCTCGTCCATGGCGGCGAGGTCCGCGTCCATATGAAGGACGATGCGATGGCCTTCGAGGTGACGCCCGCCGCGCCCAAAAAGCCCAAAAAGGGCGGCGACAAAAAGATCGTTCCGGCCGCCAAGGCCTGA
- a CDS encoding DUF1192 domain-containing protein, translating into MDLDELFSKKPNDPLTLLVKQDLDPLSVEELTLRIEALRAEIARAEARIGAANAHRASAEALFRK; encoded by the coding sequence ATGGACCTCGACGAACTTTTTTCGAAAAAACCGAATGACCCTCTCACCCTGCTCGTCAAGCAGGATCTCGATCCGCTTTCCGTGGAGGAACTCACCCTCCGGATAGAGGCGCTGCGTGCGGAAATCGCACGGGCCGAGGCGCGGATAGGCGCAGCCAATGCGCACCGGGCCAGCGCGGAAGCCCTTTTCCGCAAATGA
- a CDS encoding NAD(P)H-quinone oxidoreductase, which produces MTRLPEVMIAIDPAETGGPEVLQPVERPVPQPGRGEVLIRVAAAGVNRPDIVQRVGHYPPPPGAPTIPGLEIAGQIVAIGEDVATEMLGQRVCALLSGGGYAQYAVAPAGQCLSVPPALSMEEAAALPETLFTVWTNLFDRAFVADGDTVLVHGGTSGIGTMAIMLGKIFGLTVIVTCGSDEKCAAARALGADLAINYRTEDFVEAVKGFTGGKGCQAVLDMVGGDYVPRNLKCLALDGRHVTIAIQRGATAEINIGLVMVKRLVLTGSTLRSRSVEFKTLVADELSRSVWPLVAEGQLKPIIDSTFPLAQAADAHRRMESSAHVGKIVLTVN; this is translated from the coding sequence ATGACCAGACTGCCTGAGGTGATGATTGCGATCGATCCGGCCGAAACCGGCGGGCCGGAGGTGTTGCAGCCCGTCGAGCGCCCGGTGCCGCAGCCGGGCCGGGGCGAGGTGCTGATCCGCGTTGCCGCCGCAGGGGTGAACCGGCCCGATATCGTCCAGCGCGTGGGCCATTATCCGCCGCCGCCGGGCGCGCCCACGATTCCGGGGCTTGAGATTGCCGGGCAGATTGTCGCGATCGGCGAGGATGTCGCCACCGAAATGCTGGGTCAGCGGGTCTGCGCGCTGCTGTCGGGCGGTGGCTATGCCCAATATGCCGTGGCCCCCGCCGGACAGTGCCTTTCCGTTCCGCCCGCGCTTTCCATGGAAGAGGCGGCAGCACTGCCCGAGACGCTGTTCACCGTGTGGACCAACCTGTTCGACCGCGCCTTCGTGGCCGATGGGGACACGGTGCTGGTGCATGGTGGCACGAGCGGGATCGGCACGATGGCGATCATGTTGGGCAAGATTTTCGGGCTGACCGTGATCGTCACCTGCGGATCGGACGAGAAATGCGCGGCCGCGCGCGCACTGGGTGCCGATCTTGCGATCAATTACCGGACCGAGGATTTTGTCGAGGCGGTGAAGGGCTTCACCGGCGGCAAGGGTTGTCAGGCGGTGCTCGACATGGTCGGCGGCGATTATGTGCCGCGCAACCTCAAATGCCTGGCCCTCGATGGCCGCCACGTCACCATCGCGATCCAGCGCGGCGCGACCGCCGAGATCAATATCGGGCTGGTGATGGTGAAGCGCCTCGTGCTCACCGGATCGACGCTGCGGTCCCGCTCGGTCGAATTCAAGACGCTTGTGGCCGACGAACTGTCTCGCAGCGTCTGGCCACTGGTTGCCGAAGGGCAACTGAAGCCGATCATCGATTCAACCTTCCCGTTGGCGCAGGCGGCCGACGCGCATCGCCGGATGGAATCGAGCGCGCATGTCGGCAAGATCGTGCTGACGGTCAATTGA
- a CDS encoding TetR/AcrR family transcriptional regulator, producing MELRAIRQMRGEATRQAILEAAEQIFANVGFDAARLEDVALAVGIKRPSIIYYFPTKQDLYDAVESDIFEAMHHMADEKMAAASAPLARLLALLDAWLDFQIARPTASRIILRLVADSTPRHGNPTQFSHSAISDMERVIADGIKAGAFRPLPAMHLVNAVASSALFYVCNSSQFGVDRLYEPAEPARLAEFRALLHLMAKTAVSPTT from the coding sequence ATGGAATTACGCGCCATCAGGCAAATGCGCGGCGAAGCCACGCGTCAGGCCATTCTCGAGGCGGCGGAGCAGATCTTCGCCAATGTCGGCTTCGATGCCGCGCGGCTGGAGGATGTCGCCTTGGCGGTGGGGATCAAGCGCCCGTCGATCATCTATTATTTTCCGACCAAGCAGGATCTGTACGACGCGGTCGAATCAGACATTTTCGAAGCGATGCACCACATGGCGGACGAAAAAATGGCGGCGGCAAGCGCCCCCCTCGCCCGCCTGCTGGCCCTGCTTGATGCCTGGCTCGATTTCCAGATAGCGCGCCCTACTGCCTCGCGGATCATCCTGCGCCTCGTCGCAGACAGCACGCCGCGGCATGGCAACCCCACGCAATTCTCGCATTCGGCGATCAGCGACATGGAAAGGGTGATCGCCGACGGGATCAAGGCCGGGGCCTTCCGCCCGCTCCCTGCGATGCACCTCGTCAATGCCGTTGCCAGCAGCGCGCTCTTCTATGTCTGCAACAGCAGCCAGTTTGGCGTCGACCGGCTCTACGAACCGGCCGAACCCGCGCGGCTGGCCGAGTTCCGCGCGCTCCTCCACCTCATGGCAAAGACTGCGGTTTCGCCAACAACCTAG
- a CDS encoding TonB-dependent receptor produces the protein MLPIRVFASPVLRALLGGVASAALLGGPALAQEADAGTANVGLDDIVVTAQKRQESLQDTPISIAAFTAADLETKGINGLADLRANVPNLQLTPHPNSAGTTQIFMRGVGLNDDQITQDGGVAVYMDGVYVARSQGQALEVAELERVEVLRGPQGTLYGRNATGGAINFITKKPELGEFGFKGQVTLGNYDNRRFKAAINVPLGNTLAARLSYANIQQNGFVKNPGTGVKRWGDKDRQAARADVFWEPSNSFNLRYSYDRSEIDDTPVYVAFSPLHPLTADRPKEGSAFVRDLLPNAITSQGHSLIGEWDVADALTIRSITGYRKLDNFQNQDYLSGATGPDPLQKNSSRAKQDQWSQEIQFVGDALASQIQYVAGLYYFSEDGSNFSNSYTPRTRTRSFTTATIANESWALFGQATYSPEWMDRRLHLTVGLRQSWDQRAATLDRKNQINDGAIVQVPGFGDGDRKFKDFSPSFVIGYDAAENVNVYAKAVKGYKSGGYNVRASSIQRFDEGFDSETLWSYELGMKSQWLDNSLRLNVAAVQSKYKDIQINVQSDPNNIRITDVLNAGKATVKGVEVDMTLAPTRDLRLSVNYGYLDAQYDEIIDASGADISAGYRFVNAPKHSLALDFNYDLPALPIGKLSTNVNYTMQSDKYVSATISGGKYIVGDYGLLNARLTLAEIPGVDGVRVGLWGRNLTDKEYYIMQFNIGRPGALFGEPRTYGIDLTAEF, from the coding sequence ATGTTGCCTATTCGCGTTTTTGCGTCGCCCGTTTTGCGTGCCCTGCTGGGAGGCGTTGCAAGTGCAGCGCTGCTGGGTGGACCAGCGCTTGCGCAGGAGGCGGACGCAGGCACCGCGAATGTCGGTCTCGACGACATTGTGGTGACCGCGCAGAAACGCCAGGAATCGTTGCAGGATACGCCGATCTCGATCGCGGCCTTCACTGCGGCCGATCTTGAGACGAAGGGTATCAACGGGCTGGCCGATCTGCGCGCCAATGTCCCCAATCTTCAACTCACCCCGCATCCGAACAGCGCCGGGACCACGCAGATATTCATGCGCGGGGTCGGTCTGAATGACGATCAGATCACGCAGGACGGCGGTGTCGCGGTTTATATGGACGGCGTCTATGTTGCGCGCAGCCAGGGGCAGGCGCTTGAGGTTGCCGAACTGGAGCGCGTTGAGGTGCTTCGTGGCCCGCAGGGCACGCTTTACGGGCGTAACGCTACCGGTGGTGCGATCAATTTCATCACGAAGAAGCCCGAATTGGGCGAGTTCGGCTTCAAGGGGCAGGTAACGCTCGGCAACTACGATAACCGCCGTTTCAAGGCTGCGATCAATGTGCCGTTGGGGAATACGCTGGCTGCGCGCCTGTCCTACGCCAATATTCAGCAGAACGGTTTCGTGAAAAATCCCGGTACGGGCGTGAAGCGCTGGGGCGACAAGGATCGCCAGGCCGCGCGCGCGGATGTATTCTGGGAACCGAGCAATAGCTTCAATCTGCGCTATAGCTATGACCGTTCGGAGATCGACGATACGCCGGTCTATGTCGCGTTCTCGCCGCTCCATCCGCTTACTGCCGATCGTCCGAAAGAGGGCAGCGCATTCGTCCGCGATCTTTTGCCCAATGCGATCACGTCACAAGGGCACAGCCTGATCGGTGAGTGGGACGTTGCGGATGCGCTCACCATTCGCTCGATCACCGGGTATCGCAAGCTCGATAACTTCCAGAATCAGGATTATCTGAGTGGTGCCACCGGGCCTGATCCGCTGCAAAAGAACAGCAGCCGTGCCAAGCAGGACCAGTGGAGCCAGGAGATCCAGTTTGTAGGTGACGCGCTCGCGTCTCAGATTCAATATGTCGCCGGACTGTATTACTTCTCTGAGGACGGCAGCAATTTCTCCAATAGCTATACCCCGAGGACGCGTACCCGCAGCTTCACCACGGCAACGATTGCGAACGAAAGCTGGGCTCTTTTTGGCCAGGCAACCTATTCGCCGGAATGGATGGATCGCCGTCTGCATTTGACGGTCGGTCTGCGGCAGAGCTGGGATCAGCGCGCGGCCACGCTTGACCGCAAGAACCAGATCAACGACGGCGCGATCGTCCAGGTGCCGGGATTTGGCGATGGCGACCGCAAGTTCAAGGATTTCAGCCCCAGCTTTGTGATCGGCTATGACGCGGCTGAAAATGTGAACGTCTATGCCAAGGCGGTGAAGGGCTATAAATCGGGCGGCTATAACGTCCGCGCCAGCTCCATTCAGCGTTTCGACGAAGGTTTCGACTCGGAAACGCTCTGGTCGTACGAACTGGGTATGAAAAGCCAGTGGCTTGATAACAGCCTGCGCCTGAACGTTGCGGCGGTCCAGTCCAAATACAAGGACATCCAAATCAACGTTCAATCGGATCCGAACAATATTCGTATCACGGACGTGCTCAATGCGGGCAAAGCAACCGTCAAGGGCGTTGAAGTGGATATGACGCTGGCACCGACGCGCGACCTGCGTCTTTCCGTGAACTATGGCTATCTCGATGCGCAATACGACGAAATTATCGATGCCAGCGGCGCCGATATTTCGGCTGGATATCGCTTCGTGAATGCGCCCAAACATTCGCTGGCGCTTGATTTCAATTATGACCTGCCGGCACTGCCGATCGGCAAGCTGTCGACCAACGTCAATTACACGATGCAGAGCGACAAATATGTCAGCGCGACGATCTCTGGCGGTAAATATATCGTCGGCGATTACGGCCTGCTCAACGCGCGCTTGACGCTGGCTGAAATTCCTGGCGTTGACGGCGTGCGCGTCGGCCTGTGGGGGCGCAACCTCACCGACAAGGAATATTACATCATGCAGTTCAACATCGGCCGCCCCGGCGCGCTGTTCGGTGAGCCGCGCACTTATGGTATCGATCTGACGGCGGAGTTCTGA
- a CDS encoding metallophosphoesterase family protein yields the protein MVRPLSGIGALALCLASPAAARPDPSPYRGVLDAARTQKEFAGTSGEFRFVVVGDRTGKHRPGVFEAALDRVDQLRPDFVINIGDLIEGNTEDQAQLDREWREIEAATGRLSVPFFYVPGNHDLTNAVQLADWRKRLGADYYHFRYKDVLFLVLNTEDPPQPKIARSKLFQEYGGDAMKRVFEVLQGDPAEARALFAREPKLGELAGKIQSSENVAFSAAQIGMVREALANNRDARWTFVLMHRPAWKVDSPAFREIEGLLKGRPHTVLAGHYHKYAYERRAGQDYIQLGTTGGMPGGTTDDPNVVDHVMWVAMGEHGPSISNIRVDGLFGKEGPVPAVSAPLPR from the coding sequence ATGGTCCGTCCGCTTTCCGGGATCGGCGCGCTGGCGCTGTGCCTTGCCTCTCCGGCGGCCGCCCGGCCGGATCCTTCCCCCTATCGCGGCGTACTCGATGCGGCGCGGACGCAAAAGGAATTCGCCGGTACGTCCGGCGAATTTCGTTTCGTTGTGGTCGGCGACCGGACGGGCAAGCATCGCCCCGGCGTGTTCGAAGCGGCGCTGGATCGGGTCGATCAACTCCGGCCCGATTTCGTCATCAACATCGGCGACCTGATCGAAGGCAATACCGAGGATCAGGCACAGCTTGACCGTGAATGGCGCGAGATCGAGGCCGCCACCGGCCGGCTGAGCGTGCCGTTCTTCTATGTGCCCGGCAATCACGATCTGACCAACGCGGTCCAGCTCGCGGATTGGCGCAAGCGGCTGGGCGCGGATTACTATCATTTCCGGTACAAGGACGTGCTGTTCCTCGTGCTCAATACCGAGGACCCACCGCAACCGAAGATCGCCCGGTCAAAGCTGTTCCAGGAATATGGCGGGGACGCGATGAAGCGCGTGTTTGAGGTGCTTCAGGGCGATCCTGCGGAGGCCAGGGCGCTGTTCGCGCGCGAGCCCAAGCTGGGCGAGCTTGCGGGGAAGATCCAGTCGTCTGAAAATGTGGCGTTCAGCGCGGCGCAGATCGGCATGGTGCGCGAGGCGCTGGCCAACAATCGGGACGCGCGATGGACCTTCGTCCTGATGCACCGTCCGGCCTGGAAGGTCGATTCCCCGGCATTTCGCGAAATTGAAGGGCTGTTGAAGGGGCGGCCGCATACGGTGCTCGCCGGTCATTATCACAAATATGCCTATGAGCGTCGGGCAGGGCAGGATTATATCCAGCTTGGCACGACCGGCGGGATGCCTGGCGGGACGACGGATGATCCCAATGTCGTCGATCATGTGATGTGGGTGGCCATGGGCGAGCATGGCCCCAGCATCAGCAATATCCGCGTTGACGGATTGTTCGGCAAGGAAGGCCCGGTGCCTGCCGTATCGGCGCCTTTGCCCCGATGA